In Desulfatiglans anilini DSM 4660, the genomic stretch AAGGCTGGGAGGGCACGAGACAGCAGGGGCGATGATATTCTCCGCTCCACCATCACGGATCCAGGGGTAATCGAAGAGTTTGGAAAAGACGGCTCGCTGAAGCAGCCGGGGGAGGGTCGATCTTCCCTCGAAGCGCTAAACCCCGTATTTCCGATAGATCCGGTGCCGGAAGGCGTGGGTCACCTTGACCAGACCGTCGGCGCCGCGCTCTTCTTCAACCTCCCTGTCCGTGGTGGAATAGACCGGGACCAGTCCTTTCTCGAAGGCGAAGCCCGCCATCAGGTAGCACGCACCGAAGTCCCCCTGGATGAGGACGAAATCCCCGGAGCGGGACTCCTCCTCGAGCCATCTTCGGACCGGTTCGAGAAACGCGCCGATCTCAGGCAGATCCGGAGGGATGTCCCCCCACACCTGCTTCAATCCGGCCGGGAGATCCATGATCCTTCCAACCCCGAGGCTTTTCGACGCGTCCTCGCGCTGCGCCTCTGTAATCTGATGGTTGAACAGAAGAAAAAGGGTCCGCTCGGTCATTTTCTCATCTCCCTTGGTCGGTATCACTCCTGGAAACCACCCGGCATGACGGGAAGTGTATTCTGTCAACGCGTCATTTCATAAGCAAGGCTTTTTGAACTGGATGGCGGGAAAACCTCCGAACCGGGTAAACCTTTTGCACCGCAACGACACAAAAACGTGCAGGCCACCGCCGGCGGACGCGGTGACCTGCCAACCGTGCATTGAAACGGCTACATCAACGGAGCCAAACAGTTTCTCCATTCCACAGGCACATCGTCCAACTGGATGATGGCCAGGCCTCTGGAATCGTCAAGGCTGATTTTTTCGGCTGCAGGGGCCAGGTTCAGGTTCACCGTCTCCGGAGAAAGCGTCCACATGGCGCCCGACAGCGGATCGACAATCAGCCACCCGATCAGCCCCCCGAAGATGAAATTGCCTCCGACGTACCATCCATTCGGCCCGCTGACGACCTGCACCGTCTGGGTCTCGTGGCCTTCCTTTGAGATTGAAACGGTGTAATCCTTTCCACCGAAATAGGTCCCGTCCGCCTTCTGGAGCACCACGGTCGTCGGGGTCTGCCCTTTGAAGACCTGCTGACCTGTTTCGTCCGTAACACAGACCTCGGCACCCTCGGGTGAACTGTTGATACTCAAGAGTTGGGTCTTGTCGCCTACGATCGTAGCGCAGCCGACCAGCCCAAGCACTCCCAACACCATTGTCCCGATGATCCAACGCATACCTCTTTCCTCCTTTTGATTGTTAAGAAATCCCGCCTCGGCCGGAGGAACCTCCGGTTCGTGGCCGCGCTGCGGAAAACCACGCGACCTCTGCGCCATCCTCCACCTGACAGTGCTGAACGGCGGGGAAGCGGGAATTTTCAAAACAAATGCCTTGAGGGATGAAAGCAATCCGCCATTCACGGCAAGTGCGGCCTTGTGCGTGAGGGCCAAGACCGGCCGGTTCTGCTTGATCTCCGGCAGCTGTCTCGCGGCCAGATTTTGGATCGAGTGGTTGTTGGAAACGTCTTCTGACTGCTTGACCGTATCCATCCGGAAATGATTTCGCGGTAGGACTCAGTTTCCAATCCGGAAATGATTTCCACGTAGAACCCGGTTTTCGATCCGGAAATGAGGATTTTTGGCCAATATCAAGGAAATCAAGCGTTTGCACGGAGGCGATCTGCAGCTCGCCGCACAATCAAACGTGCAGATGGACGCCGGGATCGGCCAAAAAGACCATTTCCGGATGGAATCTATGAGAGCTTCATCGCCACGACAAAGGATAAAGGCTGAATCCGCGGTGGCTGGGGACTGTTGAGCAGGGATTGCGGGCTGGAGAGGAGAGCGGGTGTATACTGGCAACACGGGCTCCGACACCCGAGATTTTTTGCATCGGATCATTGTTTTTGGCGTATAAATGCGCTATAGACTGCCGAGCATTGCACAGTTCCGAAGAGCACAGGGATGGTGAGATTCAATGGCGAAGGCCGGGTCTAATCAAGGATTTGCCGCACGCCTCTGGGGTGAGGCCCCAAAACAGCCGCCGCTCGACTGGCGCCGCCTGGGGGCATCCATCAGACGCCTGCCTTCGCCCTACTGGGAAGAGCGGATGTTTTTCCACGGGGCGGATGACCGGAAGCTCAGAGACGCGACCGGAGGTTTTCCCGCCACCTTCCGCAGGGACAAAAAGACCCATCCGCTCTTCGTCCTGAAGCGGCTCGCCAATTTCGGCTTCCAGGTCTGCCCATGCACCTCCCTCCCATCGAGTCCCTTCTATATTGAGAAAGGATGCCTCCTCGAACCGGGCGAATATGCCATGGAGCGCACCTCCTACATCATGGAGAGGTTCCGCTTCGGCCTGCCACGCTCGGGAAACGTGGACTTCACTTTGCGCTTCATGGGTGTCGTGCCTGAATCGTGCCTGAGGAGAAGCCCCTGATGGACACGTCGAGCTGGGAGGCATGGATCGACAGCCCGGGCTGCTTTGCGGTCCTGGAGCGCTGCGCGGCCACCGTTTCCCGCAAGATAAAGGCCCTGAACCTCTCCAGCCGCCAGTGGCCGTACGAAGACAATCGGGAGCTTGCGGCAGAGATCTGGGCCTTCCTGAAGGAGAAGAAGGAGTGCAGCCTGCCGCCCGATTTGCTCCGCCTGCTTCAGGACGCTGACTGGAGCCGTTTTGCCGGCTATCTCGGCACCTTGTTCCTCAACCACGCCCTCGACCGCTTGCGCACCCGGGAAATGAGCCCTTGGCACGCCCTGTACAGGCGCGTGCGCCAGGCCCTCTCCAACGCGGACGGCATCCATTACAAGGCCGGACGGGGGGCGGCCTTCTATTCCTGGGAATCGGGAGACGAGCGGCCCGTCATCCCGCCCATCCACGACCTCTCCATGGACGAGACCGACTGGGCGATGGACCCCGCCGACGCGGTCAAACAGGCGAATCTCGCCGCCCTCTCGAAGTCATTCGAGCGCCTCCTCGTCGAGCGCACAGGCATCCACGGCTGGGTCCCCGTCCGCTCGTTCGTGAGCTTTCTCGGCGAGCTTTTTCCTGCACTCCTCGAATCCTACCGGGAGGTGCCGCTGCCCGACGGCGATGCGCCCGGACCCGGCGGGCCCTACCTCGCACCGCCTTCCGACCCCGGCCCGACCGCCGAGGAGGCGGCCGCGCTCGCCGAACTCGCCCCTCTGGCCCAACGGTTCGTGAAGGCGATCGACGACCGGAAACGCGCCGTCTTGCATCTCAAATACGGCATGGACCTCTCCCTGGAGGAGATGGCCCGCCGGCTGGGGTACAAAGGCCCAAGCGGCCCCCTATATCAATTGAACCTCGCGGAAGACGCCCTCCGCGGCTTCTGCAGCCTGTGGCCCGGGCTCTCACCGGAGGATCTGGACGAACATCTTTTCGGAGAATTCGTGGCGCGGGTGCTCGAACTTTGCAAATCCGCCTTCGAAGGCCGTTCAGACTCCATGAAAGAAGACGAAACGGAGCCCTTCGATGAATGACCCTGCTTCCATCCGCATGAAGATTGCCTGGCAGAACCTCTTTTCGCTGCGCACCTGTCCGCCGGACCGCATTCTCTTTTCGGCGGACCGCGATCCCCTTCTGGAGCGCCACATTGAGGCCTGCCCCTTTTGCGCGGAGCGCCTTTCAGCCGCTGAGGAATGGAGCGCATGGGAGACCCTCGGCAGCCGGCTGGCGGAAGCTTCGCCTGCAGCCGAGCATGGAGCCCCCGCCCCCGGCGAGATCCGGGAGGTGAAGGCGACCCTCGGCGGCTGGGGCCCTTCGAACCGGTACTACAATCCGCCGATGGTGTTCATCCTGGACATCGAGGCCTCGCCCGAACCCTGTGCGCGCGTCGCGCAGGTCTGCGGCGATGCAGCGCTCATGGGTCCTGACGACGCAGCGCTCCCGGAGGACAAAGGTTTCGTGGAGTGTTGGAATACCTATGCGCTGGCCCTTGAGGACATCGGGCGACGCTGGGGGCAGGCGCCTCCCGAAATCCTTTCAGCCGTTCAGGATGCGGCCGTCCAGGCGCCCCAGCCGGTTCCCGAGCACTCCATCCTTTTTTTCTTCCGCCAGCTCGAACTCGAGCTGGCGGGGTACCTTGCGGCCAAGAGCGTCGAGCGGCTCCTGTCGAAGCAGAAATCCCCCGCCCACCCAGCGATGCCGCCCGCCGGCCTCGCCCTGCGCGCCTTCCTTCAGGAGGCCTACCCCGGCGCCGAACTGCCGGAGCATGCGGCAGACGATTACGAACTGCTGGCCTTCAGCCGTTTTCCCGACCTGGAAACGCCTCTGGCGGCCGACGACAAGGGGGGCTGGGACAGGGCGAACTGCATCTGCCTCACCACGGAAGGGTTTGAGGTCCAGGCCGTGCCCTTTCAGGTGGACCTTCTAAGCCAGTCTTCTACCGGCCTTCTCGTGGCCGGGAAAATCCGGCAGACAAGCTGTCTGCCTCAAACCATCCACGCGTGGTGGGAAAGGCCCGGCGCTGACCCGCTGCCGGCCGCCGAGCATGAACTCGACCGGGGCAAAGCCCTTTTTCGGATCGTTTTCAGAGGCCTCAGGGAAACCGAGGTCCGAAACGGCACCCTGGTCCTTCTTCTGGTGGGCGATGCGGTATAACCCGAACAGCTGGGATCTACAGGGACTCCACGACTATTCCGCGGACTGGGACATCCGCGATCGGCGGGACAACCTTCTCCATCCTCATCCGGGGATCTGGCCGGAGGACGACGGCCGCTTGTCCGATCTGCTCAAAAAGATCCTCCAACGGATCGGCGCGGACGAACCCTTTCGCAGGCTTTTCTGCCTCAGCTGCCTCGCCGCAGCGATCCTCGCCCCGGAAAGACGCCGCCCGGAGCTGACCAGCGCCCTCTCGGCCCACACCTCCCCTGCCGCCCTCGGATTGCCCTTCCTCGATTGGGACCATTTCCGTGTCTGGAGATGGGCGGGGATCCCGCTGGTGCTTTCCCGGCCGCAGGAAAACGCGGGCGAGGTGCGCTGGGCGATGGTCGGGTTCGGCGAAAAACCTGCCGGTGCCCGCATGCCCCTTTGGGCAAGCAGCCGCATGGATGCGACGGCCTGCCGGGCGGTTGAAACCGCGGCCGCCCTCGCCGCGCAAAAACAACCCGAAGGACATTTCTTCTTCTGGCCGGTGCTCGATCCCTGGGGAAGCAGCGTCGTCCTCCACGGGTCGTCGCTCGGACTGGCCGTCTACCTCGGCTTCCGCTCGGCCCAGGAAGGCTTCCCCGTCCCGGCCCTCGCGGCAACGGGCGGCCTCAGCCAGCGAGGCGACATCCTACCGGTCGAAGGCATCCTTCAAAAATGCGATGCCGCCCATGAACACCGGCTGGCCGGCATCCTTTGCCCCGCCCAAACCCACGCGGCCAGCCTTGTCAACATCGGCCGCTTCGAGTGTCTTCGCGTAGGCGACCTCGAAACCGCCGAGATCCTCTGGCGCTTTCACGCCCCGGGCACCGGGTCCGATGCGTCGGCGTTTTTGTCCCCACACCTGGAAACGACCTGGATCATCGACCACTTGGAAAGCGTCCCGACCAAGCTTCTTTCCTGGCTGGAGGCCGATCGGCGCATCATTTCCCTCCGCCTGCCTGAAATCGTCGGCGACCCCTCCATCGCCAAGCGATTCGTCAGGGCGATCGAGGCGCTGCTGGACCCGCCGGACTGGTCCAAGCACCGGGCCCAGTTCCTTCTCGACCTGGTCACGCCAGAACTGGTCGACACCCTGGGGCGCCATGCCCCCGGCCTGGCGTTCCGGCTGTGCAAGGCCCAGGTGGCCTGCGCCAACCACTGCGGGGCCGCGGGGAAGGCCGCCTTCTGGTTGAAAGCCGCCCAGTCTTTCCAGGAAGCAGCCGTCCACATGACCGACGGCGAGAGTCTGATCCTCCAGCACGCCTGCCATCGGATCGGGCAGGCCCACAACCGCTTCGAGTTCGACCCCCGGCTGGCCGAACACCTCCCGGAGGACACCCGCGCGCTGATCGAGCGCATGGAAGGCATCTTCGCCGAAAGGCGCCGATACGACCCCCTGGCCGTCAATCATGACCTCGGAAGCTTCTACGGCACAATGGCCCAGAATGCCGCTTTCTGCGGACCGGAGCACCTGCCTGCCTTCGAAGGCTGGATCTCGAAGGCCCTCGACGCCTTCGGCGCCGGTCTGGTTCAGGAAGAAGCGCACACCCACTGGCTGAGAGATGTCTCCTATAAGGTATACGCCTACCTCGATGCGGGGCTCCTCAAAAGCGCCCGGACAGCCCTTCTCACCTATCTGAAAACCTCCACACCCGATACGTGCAACCCGCGTTCGAACCCTTACCGGCACGCCGCCCTGATGCGCTGGCTGGCGGACACCGAGGAGCCAGCCCCCGCGTATCTCGCATGGGCGTACAAGCAGATCGGGAAGACTGCCCCCCAACATCCTTGGCAGCTCTGGCACTACAACCTCGGCCGCACGTCCGACGACACGTCCGTGAAGGAGCAGGCCTGGATGCAATCCCTGCAGCTCTGCAAAACGCAAGGGGAAGAGACCCTCAACGTCATGGGGCTCCTCCCCCTCGCCGCCCTGCACGCTCATCGGCTGGGGGACCCCCGCACGCTCCAGCGCGAAACAGGGCGCATCCGCTCCCTGCTCGATGGCCCCCATCTCAGCCGCAGACACTTCGCCTGCCTGCTCGACACCCACAGATGGGAAAAACTCCTCGAGACCGTCATCGACCAACAGGCCGCCCTTTTCCCGTTTGCCTACCGCTGAGATAGGGCCCAGACCTCGGGTTACCCTTCCTCGACTGGGACCATTACCATGCGTGGAGGTGGGCGGGGATCCCGATGGTGCTCGCCCGCCCGCCGGAGCGCTCCTGCGAGGTGCGCTAGGCGATGGTCGGCTTCGGCGAAAAACCGGCCGGCCCCACATGCCTTGCAGGGCGAGTTTCGATGGGCGTCTGAGGAGGGTTAGATTGGTGAAAAAGGAACCGGGCCCGGCATGCCTTTGTGGGTCCGCAACCGCATGGATGCGACGGTCTGGGGCAGAGCCTTTTCAGGCCGAATCGAAAAGGCTCTTGACGCATACCCTGACAAAACCAGACAAAAGATTACGGGTTGCGAGTTTTGCCCTGTAGAACCCCGTTTCCAATCCGGAAATGAGGATTTTTTGCCAATATCAAGCAAACGTGTAGATTGACGCCGAGATTGGCAAAAAAGACCATTTCCGGTTAGAAGCTGGCTATCCAATAGCAGCCATTGGGGTGATTTCTTTTTCAATCTTGTCTTCGAGCAGATCTTCCGCGACATCGAGTTCATAATCCATTTGTAGGCCAAGCCAAAACTGAGGAGACATGCCGAAATATCGTGAAAGCCTCAAAGCTGTGTCTGCAGTCACACGTCGCTTCCCCAAAACGATCTCGTTGATTCGGCGTGCTGGAACGCAAAGAGCCATGGCAAGCTTATTTTGACTCAGCCC encodes the following:
- the csx20 gene encoding CRISPR-associated protein Csx20 produces the protein MTERTLFLLFNHQITEAQREDASKSLGVGRIMDLPAGLKQVWGDIPPDLPEIGAFLEPVRRWLEEESRSGDFVLIQGDFGACYLMAGFAFEKGLVPVYSTTDREVEEERGADGLVKVTHAFRHRIYRKYGV
- a CDS encoding PEGA domain-containing protein, with translation MRWIIGTMVLGVLGLVGCATIVGDKTQLLSINSSPEGAEVCVTDETGQQVFKGQTPTTVVLQKADGTYFGGKDYTVSISKEGHETQTVQVVSGPNGWYVGGNFIFGGLIGWLIVDPLSGAMWTLSPETVNLNLAPAAEKISLDDSRGLAIIQLDDVPVEWRNCLAPLM
- a CDS encoding HigA family addiction module antitoxin — encoded protein: MSQNKLAMALCVPARRINEIVLGKRRVTADTALRLSRYFGMSPQFWLGLQMDYELDVAEDLLEDKIEKEITPMAAIG